From Pelotomaculum isophthalicicum JI:
TTACTGAGTTGCGTTGGCGCACAGCTTCGTACAGCAGTATGGCTGTCGATATCGCAACATTTAAAGATTCAGCGCGGCCCGGCATCGGGATATGAACGCGTTCAAACACAGCGGACATAACATTTCCCCCGGGACCCCTGGGTTCACTGCCGACAACCAAGGCGCAAGATTCAGTCAAATTACTTTCAAATATAACCTTGCCGCCGTGTGGCATACCGGCAACAAGTTTGATGCCATGACGATTAAAAAATGTTTCCACTTCATCAAACGCACTGTTACGAATAACCGGAATATGAAAAATTGAGCCCATGGTTGCCCGCAACGCTTTCGGGTTGAATATATCGGCAGTTCCTTTCAGAAGAATAACGCCATCCGCGCCTGCCGCGTCAGCCGAACGCACAATGGTACCCAGATTTCCCGGATCCGCAACCCCGTCAACCAGCACCAGCAGCCAGGGTCTCACTCCCGCATGCAGGTCATTCAGCTTATACCACCGCCACTTTACAACAGCCAAAATGCCCTGTGGGGTGACAGTATCAGCTAACTCTTCAAAAAGTGACTCTTCCACCTCCAAGACAGATATGCCTCTAACCGACGCAGCTTCCAGCAATGCCTGTCCACGGGCATTACACATTGCCTTCTCGCAATAAACTAGCATTTCCACGGAAAAGGATGATTCCAAAGCTTCTTCCACAAAACGCGTACCTTCGACCAGAAACTTTCCTTCTAAATCCCTGAAGCGGCGAGTTGCAAGGCGGCGCAAGTATTTTATGCGGGGATTTTGTCTGCTTATCAACCTATGGTAACCTACCTCTCCTCCAAATCCCTGAGTTTTGCCGCCCGGCCCACCACTACTAGGACATCTCCAGATTTGATCACCTGTTTGGCTCCGGGGGAGATAATTACTTCATTACCGCGCCTGATTGCCAGCACAGTAACCCCGTGTTTCATCCTGACATCTGCCTCTTCCAGAGTTTTTCCGGCAAATTCTTCCGGCGTTATCAGTTCAACGATGCTATAATCCGAAGAAAGATTTATCTGGTCAAGAATATTCTTGGAAACCAAAGCGTGAGCCACCCTGACCCCCATATCACGCTCAGGGAAGACCACATTATCGGCTCCGATTCTTTCCAGAACTTTTCCGTGCAGTTCTGTAACCGCTTTTGCCACAACTCTTTTTACACCCATGTCTTTAAGCATCACCGTTACCAGTATGTTTGACTGAATATCCTGTCCAATCGCCACAATCACCACATCAAAGTTGCGTATACCTAACGCCTTTAAAGCCTGTTCATCCATTGCGTCTACTTGGACGGCATGGGTTACGCTATCTTTAATATCATTTACTTTTTCTTCGTTAGTATCAACCGCCAGGACATCATAACCCATTTTGGCCAGAGTCAGCGCGACACTTCTGCCGAATCGCCCCAGTCCAATCACTGCCAACTGTTTCATATTTCCTTCCTTCTTCCCTCTACATATAAAAATATCACAAGCTTCCACTGCCCTTTTTTAAACCTGAGCATATTCCAAAGCACTTTATTTTTTTAAAAAAACATGATAATAGTTATCATGTTTTTTGTCATTATTAAATTATAATATCCTTAGAGTTTGGCTTTGGCCATCTCAACCAGACGGCCAAAGGATTGTGAGTCGTTAATTGCCATTTCCGCCAGTAACTTTCTGTTGATTTCAATACCCGCCAGTTTGAGACCGTTCATCAGGCGGCTGTATGAGATTCCGTTCATCCTGGCGGCCGCGTTGATCCTTGCTATCCAAAGCTTTCTAAAATCACGCTTTCTTGCTTTCCGGTCGCGATAGGCATAAACCAGCGACTTCATCACTTGCTGGTTGGCAACCCTGTAAAGTTTGCTTTTTGAACCCCGGTAACCTTTGGCTAATTTTAATACTTTCTTATGTCTTCTATGTGAAACCACACTGCTTTTAGCCCGTGGCATGTGAAATTCCTCCTTTATATGACCGAATCGATACAGGTATTGTTAGGGAATCAGCCTTTTCAGGCGACCGGCGTCGACAGCGCTGACAACAATTGCCTTGCGTAGGTTGCGTTTTCTTTTGGCGCTCTTTTTGCCAAGGATATGGCTATGAAAAGAATGGGAACCTTTAAACTCCCCGGTAGCCGTTTTTTTAAATCTTTTTGCCGCCCCACGGTGTGTTTTTATTTTAGGCAATTCGATACACTCCTTCCTAGTTATCCTGTTTTGGTGCTAGAATCATAATCATATTTTTTCCTTCTAATTTTGGCTGCCTTTCAACCGTTGAAAATTCTCCCAAGTACTCCGCCAGACGAGTAAGTAATTTCTGACCCAATTGAGTATGGACAATCTCACGTCCACGGAAGATAATGGTTGCCTTGACTTTATCGCCATCTTTTAAAAACCGGATAGCATTTTTGGCTTTTACATCAAAATCATGATCTTCGATATTGGGCCGGAGTTTAACTTCTTTAATACTGACAATCTTCTGCTTTTTCCTGGCTTCCTTCTCCCGTTTG
This genomic window contains:
- a CDS encoding TrmH family RNA methyltransferase; translation: MISRQNPRIKYLRRLATRRFRDLEGKFLVEGTRFVEEALESSFSVEMLVYCEKAMCNARGQALLEAASVRGISVLEVEESLFEELADTVTPQGILAVVKWRWYKLNDLHAGVRPWLLVLVDGVADPGNLGTIVRSADAAGADGVILLKGTADIFNPKALRATMGSIFHIPVIRNSAFDEVETFFNRHGIKLVAGMPHGGKVIFESNLTESCALVVGSEPRGPGGNVMSAVFERVHIPMPGRAESLNVAISTAILLYEAVRQRNSVNS
- a CDS encoding potassium channel family protein, with translation MKQLAVIGLGRFGRSVALTLAKMGYDVLAVDTNEEKVNDIKDSVTHAVQVDAMDEQALKALGIRNFDVVIVAIGQDIQSNILVTVMLKDMGVKRVVAKAVTELHGKVLERIGADNVVFPERDMGVRVAHALVSKNILDQINLSSDYSIVELITPEEFAGKTLEEADVRMKHGVTVLAIRRGNEVIISPGAKQVIKSGDVLVVVGRAAKLRDLEER
- the rplT gene encoding 50S ribosomal protein L20; the encoded protein is MPRAKSSVVSHRRHKKVLKLAKGYRGSKSKLYRVANQQVMKSLVYAYRDRKARKRDFRKLWIARINAAARMNGISYSRLMNGLKLAGIEINRKLLAEMAINDSQSFGRLVEMAKAKL
- the rpmI gene encoding 50S ribosomal protein L35; this encodes MPKIKTHRGAAKRFKKTATGEFKGSHSFHSHILGKKSAKRKRNLRKAIVVSAVDAGRLKRLIP
- the infC gene encoding translation initiation factor IF-3 → MTKDFRVNEEIRAKEVRVIDSEGTQLGIMSAREAQRLAEERQLDLVEVAPAAKPPVCRIMDIGKYKYEQSKREKEARKKQKIVSIKEVKLRPNIEDHDFDVKAKNAIRFLKDGDKVKATIIFRGREIVHTQLGQKLLTRLAEYLGEFSTVERQPKLEGKNMIMILAPKQDN